A portion of the Krasilnikovia cinnamomea genome contains these proteins:
- a CDS encoding MarR family winged helix-turn-helix transcriptional regulator: protein MAQAFVPMDPDTQLGYLLVRCGDQQARAWQEALRAHGVNPRQFSMLASLAHDPGISQAELARRVMVTPQSMSESLTRLIDDGLIARGSTEPGRPARLGLTEAGRRALERAYPVVSAHQEQAFAALTADEKAELARVLGKLTR, encoded by the coding sequence ATGGCGCAAGCGTTCGTTCCGATGGACCCCGACACCCAGCTGGGCTATCTGCTGGTGCGCTGCGGCGACCAGCAGGCGCGTGCCTGGCAGGAGGCGCTACGCGCACACGGCGTCAACCCGCGGCAGTTCAGCATGCTGGCGTCGCTGGCCCACGATCCCGGGATCAGCCAGGCCGAACTGGCCCGCCGTGTCATGGTCACTCCGCAGAGCATGAGTGAATCGCTGACCCGCCTGATCGACGACGGGCTGATCGCGCGCGGCAGCACCGAACCCGGCCGGCCCGCCCGCCTCGGGCTGACTGAGGCCGGTCGGCGGGCGCTCGAACGGGCCTATCCCGTGGTGAGCGCGCACCAGGAGCAGGCGTTCGCCGCGCTCACCGCGGATGAGAAGGCCGAACTCGCCCGCGTCCTGGGCAAGCTGACGCGCTGA
- the fabI gene encoding enoyl-ACP reductase FabI gives MSALLAGKRLLITGIITDASIAFSVAKLAQENGATVVLTGFGRLSLVERIAKRLPEPAPVIELDVTNAEHLAGLAGKVREHVDGLDGVVHSIGFAPQSCLGGGFLDAPWEDVATAVQVSTYSYKSLATACLPLMGRGGSVVGLTFDATKAWPVYDWMGVAKAGLESASRYLALHLGEQGIRSNLVSAGPLRTMAAKSIPGFEQFEQAWSDRAPLGWDLQDQEPAARAVCALLSDWFPATTGEIVHVDGGYHALGA, from the coding sequence GTGTCTGCACTGCTCGCCGGCAAGCGCCTGCTCATCACCGGCATCATCACCGACGCCTCCATCGCGTTCTCGGTGGCGAAGCTGGCACAGGAGAACGGCGCCACGGTCGTGCTCACCGGCTTCGGCCGGCTGTCGCTGGTCGAGCGGATCGCCAAGCGGCTACCCGAGCCGGCGCCCGTCATCGAACTGGACGTGACCAACGCCGAGCACCTGGCCGGGCTGGCCGGCAAGGTCCGTGAGCACGTCGACGGGCTGGACGGGGTGGTGCACTCGATCGGGTTCGCGCCGCAGAGCTGCCTCGGCGGCGGCTTCCTCGACGCGCCGTGGGAGGACGTGGCGACCGCGGTGCAGGTCTCCACGTACTCATACAAGTCCCTGGCCACGGCGTGTCTGCCGCTGATGGGCCGCGGCGGCAGCGTCGTCGGCCTGACCTTCGACGCCACCAAGGCGTGGCCGGTCTACGACTGGATGGGCGTGGCCAAGGCCGGGCTGGAGTCCGCCTCCCGCTACCTCGCCCTGCACCTGGGCGAGCAGGGCATCCGCAGCAACCTGGTGTCGGCCGGGCCGCTGCGCACCATGGCCGCCAAGTCGATCCCCGGCTTCGAGCAGTTCGAACAGGCCTGGTCGGACCGCGCGCCGCTCGGCTGGGACCTGCAGGACCAGGAGCCCGCCGCCCGCGCGGTGTGCGCGCTGCTGTCCGACTGGTTCCCGGCCACCACCGGCGAGATCGTGCACGTCGACGGCGGCTACCACGCCCTGGGGGCCTGA
- a CDS encoding DUF3097 domain-containing protein, with protein sequence MYGEDVLAGNWRTRRVVPVVDAVRDLVVEDVDSGFCGAVVGFELGAVVLEDRKGRRRNFPLDPASFLLEGKVVTLRRPAGGAVPVRPRRTASGSVAVEGVRAQVAKASRIWVEGIHDAALVERIWGDDLRVEGVVVQPLDGIDELPAAVRDFAPGPRRKLGVLVDHLVPGSKESRIVAGVTSPHVLVTGHPYVDVWQAVKPERVGLRAWPVVPPGRPWKEGVCAAVGVADPVEMWRRILAGVNSYKDVETPLVNAVERLIDFVTVLDDPSV encoded by the coding sequence ATGTATGGGGAGGATGTGCTCGCCGGGAACTGGCGAACGCGCAGGGTGGTGCCCGTCGTCGACGCCGTACGTGACCTGGTGGTGGAGGACGTGGACTCCGGGTTCTGCGGCGCCGTGGTCGGCTTCGAGCTGGGCGCCGTCGTGCTGGAGGACCGCAAGGGGCGCCGCCGCAACTTCCCGCTGGACCCGGCGTCGTTCCTGCTCGAGGGCAAGGTGGTGACACTGCGCCGTCCGGCGGGCGGCGCCGTGCCGGTGCGGCCGCGGCGGACCGCGTCCGGTTCGGTCGCGGTCGAGGGGGTACGCGCGCAGGTCGCCAAGGCCAGCCGGATCTGGGTCGAGGGGATCCACGACGCTGCCCTGGTGGAGCGGATCTGGGGCGACGACCTGCGCGTCGAGGGCGTCGTGGTGCAGCCGCTGGACGGCATCGACGAGCTGCCCGCGGCGGTGCGCGACTTCGCCCCGGGTCCCCGGCGCAAGCTCGGGGTGCTGGTCGACCATCTGGTGCCCGGCTCGAAGGAGAGCCGCATCGTCGCCGGGGTCACCTCACCGCACGTGCTGGTCACGGGGCATCCGTACGTGGACGTGTGGCAGGCGGTGAAGCCGGAGCGGGTGGGGCTGCGTGCCTGGCCGGTGGTGCCGCCGGGGCGGCCGTGGAAGGAGGGCGTCTGCGCCGCGGTCGGGGTGGCCGATCCGGTGGAGATGTGGCGCCGGATCCTCGCCGGGGTGAACAGCTACAAGGATGTCGAGACGCCGCTGGTCAACGCGGTGGAGCGGCTCATCGACTTCGTCACCGTCCTGGACGACCCGTCAGTCTGA
- a CDS encoding HAD-IIA family hydrolase: MSERKAIESWLTDMDGVLVHEGVPVPGAPEFVAKMQQSGKPFLILTNNSIYTPRDLQARLSRMGIEVPERAIWTSALATAQFLADQRPDGTAYVIGEAGLTTALHAVGYVLTDYAPDYVVLGETRTYSFEAITKAIRLINGGARFICTNPDVTGPSNAGDLPAAGSVAAMISKATGVDPYFVGKPNPMMMRSALNTIEAHSESTAMIGDRMDTDVLCGLEAGLQTILVLTGISTRAETERYPYRPSRIVDSVADLIDEL; encoded by the coding sequence ATGAGCGAGCGCAAGGCCATCGAGAGCTGGCTCACCGACATGGACGGGGTCCTCGTACACGAGGGTGTGCCCGTCCCCGGCGCGCCTGAGTTCGTGGCGAAGATGCAGCAGTCCGGCAAGCCGTTCCTCATCCTGACGAACAACTCCATCTACACCCCGCGCGACCTGCAGGCCCGACTCAGCCGCATGGGCATCGAGGTGCCGGAGCGGGCCATCTGGACCTCCGCACTGGCCACCGCCCAGTTCCTCGCCGATCAGCGGCCCGACGGCACCGCGTACGTGATCGGCGAGGCGGGCCTGACCACGGCGCTGCACGCCGTCGGGTACGTGCTGACCGACTACGCCCCGGACTACGTCGTGCTCGGGGAGACCCGGACGTACAGCTTCGAGGCCATCACCAAGGCGATCCGGCTGATCAACGGCGGCGCCCGGTTCATCTGCACCAACCCCGACGTGACCGGACCGTCGAACGCGGGCGACCTGCCCGCCGCCGGCTCCGTCGCCGCGATGATCTCCAAGGCGACCGGGGTGGATCCGTACTTCGTGGGCAAGCCCAACCCGATGATGATGCGCTCGGCGCTGAACACCATCGAGGCGCATTCGGAGAGTACGGCGATGATCGGCGACCGGATGGACACCGATGTGCTGTGCGGGCTGGAGGCGGGGTTGCAGACGATCCTGGTGCTCACGGGGATCAGTACGCGCGCCGAGACGGAGCGGTACCCGTACCGGCCGTCGCGCATCGTCGACAGCGTCGCGGACCTCATCGACGAACTGTGA
- a CDS encoding beta-ketoacyl-ACP reductase, with protein MPRTVLVTGGNRGIGLAIAQEFAKQGDRVAVTHRGSGAPDGLFGVQCDITDSAAVDAAFTTVEAELGPVEVLVANAGITDDTLLLRMSEEQFTRVLDTNLTGAFRCAKRASAKMLRAKWGRIIFISSVVGLYGGPGQVNYAASKAGLVGMARSITRELGSRNITANVVAPGFIETDMTDALPEARRAEIINAVPAGRLAQASEVAAAVTWLAGDSAAYVSGAVIPVDGGLGMGH; from the coding sequence GTGCCACGCACCGTGTTGGTCACCGGAGGCAACCGCGGCATCGGCCTGGCCATCGCGCAGGAGTTCGCCAAGCAGGGCGACCGGGTCGCGGTCACCCACCGCGGCAGCGGCGCACCCGACGGGCTGTTCGGCGTCCAGTGCGACATCACCGACAGCGCCGCCGTCGACGCCGCGTTCACCACCGTCGAGGCCGAGCTGGGCCCGGTCGAGGTGCTGGTCGCCAACGCCGGCATCACCGACGACACCCTGCTGCTGCGCATGTCGGAGGAGCAGTTCACCCGGGTCCTGGACACCAACCTGACCGGGGCGTTCCGGTGCGCGAAGCGGGCCAGCGCCAAGATGCTGCGCGCCAAGTGGGGCCGGATCATCTTCATCTCCTCGGTCGTCGGCCTCTACGGCGGCCCCGGCCAGGTCAACTACGCCGCCAGCAAGGCCGGGCTGGTCGGCATGGCCCGCTCGATCACCCGCGAGCTGGGCAGCCGCAACATCACCGCGAACGTGGTCGCCCCCGGCTTCATCGAGACCGACATGACCGACGCCTTGCCCGAAGCCCGCCGGGCGGAGATCATCAACGCCGTCCCGGCCGGGCGGCTCGCCCAGGCCAGCGAGGTCGCCGCCGCGGTGACCTGGCTGGCCGGCGACTCCGCGGCGTACGTCTCGGGCGCCGTGATCCCGGTCGACGGCGGCCTCGGCATGGGCCACTGA
- a CDS encoding NUDIX domain-containing protein has protein sequence MLDRYAHCTFCGARFTPGQPWPRRCAACGETSYLNPLPVAVALQPVGLGLLTVRRAIPPAQDLLALPGGFIERGETWQEATVRELREEVGLGVEAKVVRLFDVLSAPDGTLLIFGLLPALASADALPQSLPNTESHGWRILDAPQPLGFDLHTQVVAAYFAGVAAGF, from the coding sequence ATGCTCGACCGCTACGCCCACTGCACGTTCTGCGGCGCCCGGTTCACCCCCGGGCAGCCCTGGCCGAGGCGCTGCGCTGCCTGCGGGGAGACCAGCTACCTCAACCCCCTGCCGGTCGCGGTCGCGCTGCAGCCGGTCGGCCTGGGACTGCTGACCGTACGGCGGGCGATCCCCCCGGCCCAGGACCTTCTGGCCCTGCCGGGGGGCTTCATCGAGCGCGGCGAGACCTGGCAGGAGGCGACCGTACGCGAGCTGCGCGAGGAAGTGGGCTTGGGCGTCGAGGCGAAGGTGGTACGGCTTTTCGACGTACTGAGCGCTCCGGACGGCACCCTGCTCATCTTCGGGCTGCTCCCGGCGCTGGCCTCCGCCGACGCGCTGCCGCAGAGCCTTCCCAACACCGAGTCCCACGGCTGGCGAATCCTCGACGCGCCCCAGCCGCTCGGCTTCGACCTGCACACCCAGGTGGTCGCGGCATACTTCGCCGGAGTCGCCGCCGGGTTCTGA
- a CDS encoding VWA domain-containing protein, translating into MIRFLAPWWLLAWLPVIAVAGVYVWRQFRQRSYAIRFTNVDLLRTLAPKGLGWRRHLAAAAFLLSMVALASAMARPSVDRKEPLERATVMLAIDVSLSMQADDVAPTRIQAAQEAAKAFVDELPPTYNLGLVSFAKSANVLVPPTKDRAAVLAGIDGLTLAEATATGEAVFTSLDAIRSVPADGADGAPPARIVLLSDGYRTSGRSIEDAATAASSANVPVSTIAFGTDTGVVDIRGQLQRVPVDRLSLQQLAETTKGYFYEAASVGELKQVYEDMGSSIGHRIEPREVTQWYAGAALLFGLVAAGLSLLWTSRLP; encoded by the coding sequence ATGATCCGTTTCCTGGCACCCTGGTGGCTGCTGGCCTGGCTGCCCGTCATCGCCGTCGCCGGGGTGTACGTGTGGCGCCAGTTCCGGCAGCGCTCGTACGCGATCCGGTTCACCAACGTCGACCTGCTGCGTACGCTCGCCCCCAAGGGTCTGGGCTGGCGCCGGCACTTGGCTGCGGCCGCGTTCCTGCTCAGCATGGTCGCGCTGGCCTCGGCGATGGCCCGGCCCTCGGTGGACCGCAAGGAGCCGCTGGAACGGGCCACGGTCATGCTGGCGATCGACGTGTCGCTGTCCATGCAGGCCGACGACGTCGCCCCGACCCGGATCCAGGCCGCGCAGGAGGCGGCGAAGGCGTTCGTCGACGAGCTGCCGCCCACCTACAACCTGGGGCTGGTGTCGTTCGCGAAGTCGGCCAACGTGCTGGTGCCGCCGACCAAGGACCGCGCCGCGGTGCTGGCGGGCATCGACGGCCTGACCCTGGCCGAGGCCACCGCGACCGGCGAGGCGGTCTTCACCTCGCTGGACGCCATCCGGTCCGTGCCCGCCGACGGCGCCGACGGCGCCCCGCCCGCCCGGATCGTGCTGCTCTCCGACGGCTACCGCACGTCGGGACGATCCATCGAGGACGCGGCCACCGCGGCCTCGTCCGCGAACGTCCCGGTCTCCACGATCGCTTTCGGTACGGACACCGGCGTCGTGGACATCCGCGGCCAGTTGCAGCGGGTGCCGGTGGACCGGCTGTCGTTGCAGCAGCTCGCCGAGACGACCAAGGGCTATTTCTACGAGGCCGCCTCGGTCGGCGAGCTGAAGCAGGTGTACGAGGACATGGGCTCCTCCATCGGCCACCGGATCGAACCGCGCGAGGTCACCCAGTGGTACGCCGGTGCGGCCCTGCTGTTCGGCCTGGTGGCGGCGGGCCTGAGTCTGCTGTGGACCTCGCGGCTGCCGTGA
- a CDS encoding ferrochelatase, which yields MGYDAFLLMSFGGPEHRDDVMPFLRNVTRGRGVPEERLAEVAEHYYHFGGVSPINQQCRDLLAAIDADFAAHGLRLPTYWGNRNWQPMLADTVARMRDDGVTSALGFATSAYGGYSSCKQYWEDIAAARAHVGPGAPRIAKLRQFHDHPGFVRPHADAVREALAGLDPARRASTRLVFTAHSIPVSMAATAGPDGGRYTAQLHETAALVHAAAAPDLPWDLVWQSRSGPPQVPWLEPDINDHLRELADKGVTDVVVSPIGFVSDHLEVVWDLDNEAAATAEELGLGYARAATPGTDPRFVAMVRELVLERTDQIVPARLGTLPVWDVCPENCCPPPPRRGAS from the coding sequence GTGGGTTACGACGCTTTCCTGCTGATGTCCTTCGGCGGCCCGGAACACCGCGACGACGTCATGCCGTTCCTGCGCAATGTGACGCGCGGGCGCGGCGTGCCCGAGGAGCGGCTCGCCGAGGTTGCCGAGCACTACTACCACTTCGGCGGGGTGTCGCCGATCAACCAGCAGTGCCGTGACCTGCTGGCCGCGATCGACGCCGACTTCGCCGCGCACGGGCTGCGCCTGCCGACGTACTGGGGCAACCGCAACTGGCAGCCGATGCTGGCCGACACGGTGGCGCGGATGCGCGACGACGGCGTCACCTCCGCGCTCGGCTTCGCCACCAGCGCGTACGGCGGGTACTCGTCGTGCAAGCAGTACTGGGAGGACATCGCCGCGGCCCGCGCGCACGTCGGGCCCGGCGCGCCCCGGATCGCCAAGCTGCGCCAGTTCCACGACCACCCCGGCTTCGTGCGGCCGCACGCGGACGCCGTACGTGAGGCTCTGGCCGGTCTGGATCCCGCCCGGCGGGCGAGCACCCGGCTGGTGTTCACCGCCCACTCGATCCCGGTGAGCATGGCCGCCACGGCCGGGCCGGACGGCGGCCGCTACACCGCCCAGTTGCACGAAACCGCCGCCCTGGTGCACGCCGCGGCCGCCCCCGACCTGCCGTGGGACCTGGTCTGGCAGAGCCGCTCCGGGCCACCGCAGGTGCCGTGGCTGGAGCCGGACATCAACGACCACCTGCGGGAGCTGGCCGACAAGGGGGTCACCGACGTCGTGGTGAGCCCGATCGGCTTCGTCTCCGACCACCTGGAGGTTGTGTGGGACCTGGACAACGAGGCCGCCGCGACCGCTGAGGAGCTCGGCCTCGGATACGCCCGCGCGGCCACCCCCGGCACGGATCCCCGGTTCGTGGCGATGGTCCGGGAGCTGGTACTGGAGCGGACCGACCAGATCGTGCCCGCCCGGCTGGGTACGCTCCCCGTCTGGGACGTGTGCCCCGAGAACTGCTGCCCGCCCCCACCGCGACGAGGAGCGTCATGA